In Thermobaculum terrenum ATCC BAA-798, one genomic interval encodes:
- a CDS encoding carbohydrate ABC transporter permease: MTVRTTQTAALAEREHVVARARRRLKAGDLALYLVLTLLALVFAMPFFLMLSNAFKTSAEIIQIPPTLIPEHPSLDSFREVLRSAPYLTWFRNSIVVASSVTLITLFTSSIAGYIFAKFDFPGKGLLFVLLLSTMMVPFSVLLIPMYLIADYLHLLNTLWALIVPGMVSAFGVFLLRQFIANIPNDLIEAARMDGASEFSIYSRVIVPLVGPPLAALGIFTFLGSWNDYLWPLVVVNDLNKMTLPLALSFFNSAHAQRYDLVMASATMMVLPVFVVFGIFQRYIVNAFVLTGIK; the protein is encoded by the coding sequence ATGACGGTTAGAACCACTCAGACCGCGGCGCTGGCGGAGCGAGAGCACGTCGTCGCCCGGGCCCGCAGGCGCCTCAAGGCCGGCGACCTCGCGCTGTACCTGGTGCTCACCCTGTTGGCCCTGGTGTTCGCCATGCCCTTCTTCCTCATGCTCTCCAACGCCTTCAAGACCTCCGCCGAGATCATCCAGATACCGCCGACGCTCATCCCCGAGCACCCCTCGCTGGACAGCTTCCGCGAGGTGCTGCGATCGGCACCCTACCTCACCTGGTTCCGCAACAGCATCGTCGTGGCCTCGTCGGTCACCCTGATCACGCTGTTCACGAGCTCGATCGCCGGCTACATCTTCGCCAAGTTCGACTTCCCTGGCAAGGGGCTGCTGTTCGTGCTCCTGCTGAGCACAATGATGGTGCCGTTCTCGGTGCTGCTCATCCCCATGTACCTCATAGCGGACTACCTGCACCTGCTCAACACCCTGTGGGCCCTGATAGTGCCCGGGATGGTGAGCGCCTTTGGGGTGTTCCTGCTGCGCCAGTTCATAGCCAACATCCCCAACGACCTGATCGAGGCGGCGCGGATGGACGGCGCCTCCGAGTTCTCCATCTACTCCCGGGTGATCGTGCCGCTGGTGGGCCCGCCGCTGGCCGCGCTGGGCATATTCACCTTCCTGGGATCCTGGAACGACTACCTGTGGCCGTTGGTGGTGGTCAACGACCTGAACAAGATGACGCTGCCCCTGGCGTTGAGCTTCTTCAACAGCGCCCACGCGCAGCGGTACGACCTGGTGATGGCCTCGGCGACGATGATGGTGCTGCCGGTGTTCGTCGTCTTCGGCATCTTTCAGAGATACATCGTCAACGCCTTTGTGCTGACGGGCATAAAGTGA
- a CDS encoding glycoside hydrolase: MAKPKIVIIGAGSTVFTPGLIADLTRSESLHDAEVVLVDIDPRAVEVMVKLARRLADQKGVALRVEGTTDRRQALPGADFVTTTIAVGGARAWERDLRIPERYGIYQTVGDSVGPGGVSRALRHVPELVAIARDMEELCPQAWLLNYTNPLSVNVRAVRKATSIRCVGLCHGILHTRRAIAQDLGVPPDELHLVAAGVNHLSWVLDMRYRGEDVYPRFRHLVAQRLREPERWASRDPYGGLQRVSATLMEVYGLYPSPGDRHVAEFFPYFLRVEGGQLAYGLQPGLDLTNDILAGKGSLWDHLRAEAEGTAPIDPSLLDEAREGERAVSIMEAILRDRPQHELAVNVPNEGLIPNLPPEGIVEVPGVVSGYGVRGVAVGELPEGIAAVLSARIHQQELTVDAALTGDRELALQAMLADPLVQDVEAARAMLDELLETHARYLPQFAL; this comes from the coding sequence ATGGCCAAACCCAAGATAGTCATCATAGGCGCGGGCAGCACGGTGTTCACACCCGGGCTAATCGCTGACCTGACCCGCTCGGAGTCGTTGCACGATGCCGAGGTGGTGCTGGTGGACATCGACCCGCGCGCCGTGGAGGTGATGGTGAAGCTCGCCCGCCGCCTGGCAGACCAGAAAGGGGTGGCGCTGCGGGTCGAGGGCACCACGGACCGCCGCCAGGCGCTGCCGGGGGCGGACTTCGTGACCACGACTATCGCCGTTGGGGGCGCGCGGGCGTGGGAGCGGGACCTGCGCATCCCCGAGCGGTACGGCATCTACCAGACGGTGGGCGACTCCGTGGGGCCTGGAGGGGTGTCGCGAGCGCTGCGCCACGTACCGGAGTTGGTGGCCATCGCGCGCGACATGGAGGAGCTGTGCCCCCAAGCGTGGCTCCTGAACTACACCAACCCCCTGAGCGTCAACGTCCGCGCCGTGCGCAAGGCCACGTCCATCAGGTGCGTGGGGCTCTGCCACGGCATCCTGCACACCCGCCGGGCCATCGCCCAGGATCTGGGAGTGCCCCCGGACGAGCTGCACCTCGTGGCCGCCGGGGTGAACCATCTGTCGTGGGTGCTGGACATGCGCTACCGAGGGGAGGACGTGTACCCCCGCTTTCGGCACCTGGTCGCTCAGAGGCTGCGCGAGCCCGAGCGCTGGGCAAGCCGTGACCCCTACGGCGGCCTGCAGCGCGTGAGCGCCACCCTGATGGAGGTCTACGGGCTGTACCCGTCGCCGGGGGATCGCCACGTGGCGGAGTTCTTCCCCTACTTCCTGCGCGTGGAGGGCGGGCAGCTGGCCTACGGCCTCCAGCCTGGGCTGGACCTGACCAACGACATCCTCGCGGGCAAGGGCTCTCTGTGGGACCACCTACGCGCCGAGGCGGAGGGCACCGCGCCCATAGACCCTTCCCTCCTGGACGAGGCTCGGGAGGGCGAGAGGGCCGTCAGCATCATGGAGGCCATCCTGCGCGATCGGCCGCAGCACGAGCTCGCGGTGAACGTGCCCAACGAGGGGCTGATACCCAACCTGCCGCCGGAGGGGATCGTGGAGGTACCGGGGGTCGTCAGCGGCTACGGGGTGCGCGGCGTGGCCGTGGGGGAGCTGCCGGAGGGCATCGCCGCGGTGCTGAGCGCGCGCATCCATCAACAGGAGCTCACCGTGGATGCCGCCCTTACGGGAGACCGGGAGCTGGCGTTGCAGGCTATGCTAGCCGACCCACTAGTGCAGGACGTGGAGGCAGCCCGCGCCATGTTGGACGAGCTGCTCGAGACCCATGCCAGATACCTGCCTCAGTTTGCATTGTGA
- the cas6 gene encoding CRISPR-associated endoribonuclease Cas6 encodes MRIRVKLYPEEHDELVLPLHYNHAVQGFVYSNLDAGLARWVHDEGHAYFRRNFKMFTFARLGGRYRIHQGRISFLEGVTIRIAAVDADLLASIAEHLLKRPQVRLGNEVCRVDEVAVEPKPEVGQEDRLVVRAASPITVYSTLTTIRGSRKTYYYSPYEDEWSQGIISNLARKAKSLCWQTDPERDLEGSYLKPLRVTTRDMSVVNYKGNIIKGWLGIYELRLPEPYFWLAYDAGLGAKNAQGFGMFDVLRPRQVMEEPEVCSHNAN; translated from the coding sequence TTGAGGATCAGGGTCAAGCTCTACCCCGAAGAGCACGATGAGCTTGTGTTGCCCCTGCACTACAACCACGCGGTGCAGGGGTTCGTCTACAGCAACCTGGATGCCGGTCTGGCGCGCTGGGTGCACGACGAGGGCCACGCCTATTTCCGCCGCAACTTCAAGATGTTCACCTTCGCGCGCCTCGGGGGCAGGTACCGCATACACCAGGGCCGCATCAGCTTCCTAGAGGGGGTGACGATCCGCATAGCTGCGGTGGACGCGGACCTGCTCGCCTCCATCGCCGAGCACCTGCTCAAGCGGCCGCAGGTACGCCTGGGCAACGAGGTCTGCCGGGTGGACGAGGTGGCGGTGGAGCCCAAGCCCGAGGTGGGTCAGGAGGACAGGTTGGTGGTGAGGGCAGCCTCCCCCATCACCGTGTACAGCACCCTTACAACCATCAGGGGTAGCAGGAAGACCTACTATTACTCGCCCTATGAGGACGAGTGGAGCCAGGGCATCATCTCCAACCTGGCCAGGAAGGCCAAGTCCCTGTGCTGGCAGACCGACCCGGAGCGGGACCTCGAGGGCTCGTATCTCAAGCCCCTGCGCGTGACCACCCGCGACATGAGCGTGGTCAACTACAAGGGCAACATCATCAAGGGATGGCTGGGCATCTACGAGCTCCGGCTCCCGGAGCCCTACTTCTGGCTGGCCTACGATGCCGGCCTGGGCGCCAAGAACGCCCAGGGCTTCGGCATGTTCGACGTCCTACGGCCGCGGCAGGTGATGGAGGAGCCGGAGGTATGTTCTCACAATGCAAACTGA
- the ribD gene encoding bifunctional diaminohydroxyphosphoribosylaminopyrimidine deaminase/5-amino-6-(5-phosphoribosylamino)uracil reductase RibD, producing MQEKLATTSTHEEAMRRALELAESALGRTWPNPAVGAVVVRDGLVIGKGATQPPGGPHAEVVALAEAGEAARGAILYVTLEPCSHWGRTPPCTEAIIRAGVREVHAATLDPNPKVHGRGVAQLREAGIEVHLGLCEREATRINEGFFKRVRTGLPFVTLKYAMTLDGRIATRTGSSKWITGEEARTCAHRLRDRADAIMVGVGTVLADDPLLTTRLPPELCGYGGPHHPLRVVVDSRGRTPARAAMLRRDTPGRTLVACTTLAPEDRRLAWQDAGAEVAVFAPEDGRVPLEALLRYLGDTGVNTALVEGGGTLHGALLDVGLADKIVAFVAPKLIGGEGAPAPVGGRGVADMASALELADVRVTQVGRDLLIEGYLRI from the coding sequence ATGCAGGAGAAGCTGGCAACCACGAGCACGCACGAGGAGGCCATGCGCAGGGCGCTGGAGCTCGCCGAGAGCGCCCTCGGGCGCACTTGGCCCAACCCGGCGGTGGGCGCCGTGGTCGTGAGGGACGGCCTGGTGATCGGCAAGGGCGCCACCCAGCCGCCCGGCGGGCCCCACGCCGAGGTGGTGGCGCTGGCAGAGGCTGGGGAAGCAGCCAGGGGAGCCATCCTCTACGTCACCCTCGAGCCTTGCTCTCACTGGGGAAGAACCCCTCCCTGCACGGAGGCGATCATCCGGGCGGGCGTGCGGGAGGTGCATGCCGCCACCCTCGATCCCAACCCCAAGGTGCACGGCAGGGGTGTGGCGCAGCTCAGGGAGGCCGGCATAGAGGTGCACCTCGGGCTTTGCGAGCGCGAGGCCACGCGGATCAACGAGGGCTTCTTCAAGAGGGTGAGGACCGGCCTGCCGTTTGTGACCCTCAAGTACGCCATGACGCTCGACGGGCGCATAGCCACCCGCACCGGCAGCTCCAAGTGGATCACCGGCGAGGAGGCCCGGACTTGCGCGCACAGGCTGCGGGACAGGGCGGACGCCATCATGGTGGGCGTGGGCACGGTCCTCGCCGACGACCCGCTGCTCACCACCCGCCTCCCACCCGAGCTGTGCGGCTACGGCGGCCCGCACCACCCCCTGCGTGTGGTGGTCGACAGCCGCGGCAGGACTCCCGCCAGGGCCGCCATGCTCCGGCGGGACACCCCGGGGAGGACGCTCGTAGCTTGCACCACCCTGGCCCCCGAGGACAGGAGGCTGGCCTGGCAGGATGCTGGCGCGGAGGTGGCGGTGTTCGCCCCGGAGGACGGCAGGGTGCCCCTGGAGGCGCTCCTGAGGTACCTGGGGGACACGGGAGTCAACACCGCGCTGGTCGAAGGCGGGGGAACGCTGCACGGCGCCCTGCTGGATGTGGGCCTGGCCGACAAGATAGTGGCGTTCGTAGCTCCCAAGCTGATCGGTGGCGAGGGCGCCCCCGCGCCGGTGGGTGGTCGCGGCGTGGCCGACATGGCCTCCGCTCTCGAGCTGGCCGATGTCCGCGTGACCCAGGTCGGGCGTGACCTCCTCATCGAGGGGTACCTCCGGATATAA
- a CDS encoding ribonucleoside-diphosphate reductase subunit alpha — protein sequence MSTAIRELETQRVRVVSPEGGLVPLDPDRVRRHLQHACRGLPECDPDELANEVVRSLYDRVTPEQIRSAMILAARARIERDPAYDKVASRLMLEQIYQESWGWVPSEAELAATYREMFPRYVHACISAGRLSEELARFDLARLASALRPERDEKLRYIGLQTLYDRYLLDVEGRRLEAPQYFWMRVAMGLALREDDPNARAAQFYDLLSSLRFVSATPTLFNSGTPHPQLSSCYLSTVEDDLEHIFKVIGDNAKLSKWAGGLGNDWTRVRATGALIRGTHGKSQGVIPFLKIVNDTAVAVNQGGKRKGAVCCYLEPWHLDFEEFLELRKNTGDERRRTHDMHTASWVPDLFMRRVQEGGTWTLFSPNEVPDLHELYGRAFERRYVEYERMAEEGKLRQHKRVDAKMLWRKMLSMLWETGHPWIAFKDPSNIRSAQDHVGVIHSSNLCTEILLPTSREETAVCNLGSINLVEHLSGDGLDEAKLAETVRTAVRMLDNVIDINFYPTPEARRSNLRHRPIGLGIMGFHDALLALRIPYASPQAVEFSDQTMELISWHAIMASSELAAERGRYPSYQGSKWSRGLLPIDTIELLERERGGDLEMDRTARLDWGPVREAVARWGVRNSQIMAIAPTATISNIAGVSQSIEPHYRNLFVKSNLSGDFTIVNPYLVEDLKRLGLWSQEMLDRIKYYDGSILPIEEIPDEVKHLYLTAHEIDPLWLIECASRRQKWVDMGQSLNIYVAEPSGKKLHEIYFAAWRKGLKTTYYLRAVGATNVEKASMDINRFGVQPRWMRSRSASSRVRIVREGSTCQLGEDCEACQ from the coding sequence ATGTCGACTGCAATCAGGGAGCTGGAGACTCAACGAGTCAGGGTGGTATCTCCGGAAGGCGGCCTGGTGCCGCTGGATCCGGATCGCGTACGACGACACCTACAGCATGCCTGCCGGGGACTACCGGAATGCGATCCCGATGAGCTGGCGAACGAGGTGGTGCGATCCTTGTACGACCGCGTGACCCCCGAGCAGATCAGGTCCGCGATGATCCTGGCGGCCCGGGCGCGCATCGAGCGCGATCCCGCATACGACAAGGTGGCATCGCGCCTGATGCTGGAGCAGATCTACCAGGAGTCCTGGGGGTGGGTACCCTCGGAGGCGGAGCTGGCGGCCACGTACAGGGAGATGTTCCCGCGATACGTGCACGCCTGCATCTCCGCTGGCAGGCTCTCGGAGGAGCTGGCCAGGTTCGATCTGGCGCGCTTGGCCTCCGCCCTCAGGCCCGAGAGGGACGAGAAGCTGCGCTACATAGGGCTGCAGACCCTGTACGATCGCTACCTGCTGGATGTCGAGGGCAGGCGCCTGGAAGCCCCGCAGTACTTCTGGATGAGGGTCGCGATGGGGCTGGCGCTGCGGGAGGACGATCCCAACGCCCGCGCGGCCCAGTTCTACGACCTGCTGTCCTCGCTGCGCTTCGTCAGCGCCACGCCCACCCTGTTCAACAGCGGTACGCCTCATCCACAGCTCAGCTCATGCTACCTGTCCACCGTGGAGGACGACCTGGAGCACATCTTCAAGGTCATAGGGGACAACGCCAAGCTCTCCAAGTGGGCCGGTGGCCTGGGCAACGACTGGACGCGAGTGCGGGCCACGGGCGCCCTCATCAGGGGCACGCACGGCAAGAGCCAGGGGGTCATCCCCTTCCTCAAGATCGTCAACGATACGGCCGTGGCCGTCAACCAGGGAGGCAAGCGCAAGGGCGCGGTGTGCTGCTACCTCGAGCCCTGGCATCTGGACTTCGAGGAGTTTCTCGAGCTGCGCAAGAACACGGGCGATGAGCGTCGGCGCACGCACGATATGCACACCGCCAGCTGGGTGCCCGACCTCTTCATGCGGCGCGTCCAGGAGGGAGGTACCTGGACCCTCTTCTCCCCCAACGAGGTGCCAGACCTCCATGAGCTGTACGGGAGGGCGTTCGAGCGACGGTACGTGGAATACGAGCGCATGGCAGAGGAGGGCAAGCTCCGGCAACACAAGAGGGTGGACGCCAAGATGCTCTGGCGGAAGATGCTCTCCATGCTATGGGAGACCGGACACCCCTGGATAGCTTTCAAGGACCCCTCCAACATCCGGTCGGCGCAGGACCACGTCGGGGTGATCCACTCCTCCAACCTGTGCACCGAGATCCTCCTGCCCACCAGCCGCGAGGAGACGGCGGTATGCAACCTGGGGTCGATCAACCTGGTGGAGCATCTGTCGGGCGACGGCCTGGACGAGGCGAAGCTGGCGGAGACGGTCAGGACCGCCGTGCGCATGCTGGACAACGTGATAGACATCAACTTCTACCCCACGCCCGAGGCCAGGAGGTCCAACCTCAGGCATCGACCGATCGGGCTGGGCATCATGGGATTCCACGACGCGCTGCTCGCGCTGCGCATCCCCTACGCCAGCCCGCAGGCCGTGGAGTTCTCCGACCAGACGATGGAGCTGATCTCCTGGCACGCCATCATGGCCTCGAGCGAGCTTGCGGCCGAGCGCGGCCGATACCCATCCTATCAGGGCTCCAAGTGGAGTCGCGGTCTGCTGCCGATCGACACGATCGAGTTGCTGGAGCGCGAGCGCGGGGGCGATCTCGAGATGGACCGCACGGCCAGGCTAGACTGGGGGCCGGTGCGCGAGGCGGTGGCCCGATGGGGCGTGCGGAACTCGCAGATCATGGCAATAGCTCCCACCGCCACCATCTCCAACATCGCCGGCGTCTCCCAGTCGATCGAGCCCCACTACCGCAACCTGTTCGTCAAGTCGAACCTATCCGGGGACTTCACCATCGTCAACCCGTACCTGGTGGAGGACCTCAAGCGGCTGGGGCTGTGGAGCCAGGAGATGCTCGACAGGATCAAGTACTACGACGGCTCCATCCTGCCGATAGAGGAGATCCCGGACGAGGTCAAGCACCTCTACCTGACGGCGCACGAGATCGACCCGCTGTGGCTCATCGAGTGCGCCAGCCGCAGGCAGAAGTGGGTGGATATGGGGCAATCCCTCAACATCTACGTTGCGGAGCCCAGCGGCAAGAAGCTCCACGAGATCTACTTCGCCGCCTGGAGGAAGGGGCTCAAGACCACCTACTACCTGCGGGCCGTCGGCGCCACCAACGTGGAGAAGGCCAGCATGGATATCAACCGCTTCGGGGTGCAGCCCCGCTGGATGAGATCCCGATCGGCCTCCAGCCGCGTGCGGATCGTGCGCGAGGGGAGCACCTGCCAGCTGGGCGAGGACTGCGAGGCCTGTCAGTAA
- a CDS encoding ribonucleotide-diphosphate reductase subunit beta, whose product MSACCTPDRGGMYDLSQRIRVEDKRLINCKAVDVNQLWPLKYAWAWEHYLNGCANHWMPTEVPMHKDIELWRSNALTPDERLVIMRNLGFFSTGESLVGNNIVLAIFKHITNPEARQYLLRQAFEEAIHTHAFHYIVESLGLDGREVFNMYREVDSIKGKDEFVMSLTERVLDPDFTTETLEGIQDFIRNLVGFYVIMEGIFFYSGFVMILSFHRQNRMTGIGEQFQYILRDETVHLNFGIDLINTIKEENPEAWTEELRRDLVGMIRQAVEYEIAYARECLPNGVLGLNADLFREYVQYIADRRLERIELPVQYRSRNPFPWMSETMDLPKEKNFFETRVTEYQNAGTLVWD is encoded by the coding sequence ATGAGCGCTTGCTGCACACCAGACAGAGGAGGCATGTACGACCTGAGCCAGAGGATACGCGTGGAGGACAAGAGGCTGATCAACTGCAAGGCCGTGGACGTCAACCAGCTTTGGCCCCTCAAGTACGCCTGGGCTTGGGAGCACTATCTCAATGGCTGCGCCAACCACTGGATGCCCACCGAGGTGCCGATGCACAAGGACATCGAGCTGTGGCGCTCCAACGCCCTCACGCCGGACGAGAGACTGGTGATCATGCGCAACCTGGGCTTCTTCAGCACCGGTGAGAGCCTGGTCGGCAACAACATCGTCCTGGCGATCTTCAAGCATATTACCAACCCTGAGGCCCGGCAGTACCTGCTGCGCCAGGCCTTCGAGGAGGCCATCCACACCCATGCCTTCCACTATATAGTGGAGTCGCTGGGCCTGGACGGCCGCGAGGTGTTCAACATGTACCGCGAAGTGGACTCCATCAAAGGAAAGGACGAGTTCGTGATGTCCCTCACAGAGCGGGTGCTCGATCCCGACTTCACCACGGAGACCCTCGAGGGCATCCAGGACTTCATCCGCAACCTCGTGGGCTTCTACGTGATCATGGAGGGCATCTTCTTCTACAGCGGCTTCGTCATGATCCTGTCCTTCCACCGCCAGAACCGCATGACGGGCATCGGCGAGCAGTTCCAGTACATCCTGCGGGACGAGACCGTGCACCTCAACTTCGGCATCGACCTCATCAACACTATCAAGGAGGAGAATCCCGAAGCCTGGACGGAGGAGCTGCGCCGCGACCTCGTGGGGATGATCCGTCAGGCGGTCGAGTACGAGATCGCCTACGCCCGCGAGTGCCTGCCCAACGGCGTGTTGGGGCTCAACGCGGACCTCTTCCGCGAGTACGTGCAGTACATCGCCGACAGGAGGCTGGAGCGCATCGAGCTGCCGGTGCAGTACCGCTCCCGCAACCCGTTCCCCTGGATGAGCGAGACGATGGACCTGCCCAAGGAGAAGAACTTCTTCGAGACCCGCGTCACCGAGTACCAGAACGCCGGCACGCTGGTGTGGGACTAG
- the cofH gene encoding 5-amino-6-(D-ribitylamino)uracil--L-tyrosine 4-hydroxyphenyl transferase CofH, producing MTVVHQVLERALDGSLPSTEEALLLADYDNLVTLMQVAAAMRDSTHANRVSYSRKVFIPLTHLCRDVCHYCTFAWSPRRVERAYMTPEEVLEVARAGARAGCKEALFTLGDKPELRYRVAREELDRLGYSSTIDYLAAMCDLVLRETGLLPHANPGVMTREEIALLRGVTVSQGIMLETVSERLSRKGGPHYGSPDKHPQVRLATIEAAGELAVPFTSGILIGIGETRRERIESLLALRALHQRYGHIQEVIVQNFRAKPGTRMANAPEPSLEDLLWTVAVARILLGPEMNVQAPPNLSPGTYGRLIEAGINDWGGVSPVTPDHVNPEAPWPHLRELAQRTEEAGKELVERLAIYPEYVRESSRWVDPRVLPKLLHHADSEGYARTDDWSPGSSGDLPVVHGGGEVSGELLAIIDDAMAGRDLGEQELVRLFGARGKEFRVVCEAADELRRRASGDVVTYVVNRNINYTNICYFRCKFCAFSKGKLSENLRGAPYDLPLEEIVRRAREAWDRGATEVCMQGGIHPEYTGDTYLRICRAVKEAVPGIHIHAFSPLEVWQGAQTLGMGVREFLSELRAAGLGTLPGTAAEILDDEIRAIICPDKIRTEQWLEVIRQAHSLGIRTTATIMYGHVESPVHWARHLLRIKGLQRETGGFTEFVPLPFVHMEAPMFWKGMARRGPTFREAVLMHAVARLVLYPEITNIQTSWVKMGVEGVKLCLRSGANDLGGTLMNESITRAAGGENGQELPPERMEEIITSIGREPRQRTTLYGDVPEERRRASFGAPPLLPLVQPPVKRYARR from the coding sequence GTGACCGTTGTGCACCAAGTACTCGAGCGGGCGCTGGATGGGAGCCTGCCGTCTACGGAGGAGGCGCTGCTGCTGGCCGACTATGACAACCTGGTGACCCTCATGCAGGTCGCGGCGGCGATGAGGGATTCCACCCACGCCAACAGGGTCTCCTACTCCCGCAAGGTGTTCATCCCGCTAACCCACCTCTGTCGAGATGTCTGTCACTACTGCACCTTTGCCTGGTCCCCCCGCAGGGTGGAGAGGGCCTACATGACCCCCGAGGAGGTGCTGGAGGTGGCCAGGGCCGGCGCCAGGGCCGGCTGCAAGGAGGCGCTGTTTACCTTGGGGGATAAACCCGAGCTGCGCTACAGAGTTGCCCGCGAGGAGCTGGATAGGCTCGGGTACTCAAGCACCATCGACTACCTGGCGGCGATGTGCGATCTCGTGCTGCGCGAGACGGGCTTGCTGCCGCACGCCAACCCCGGGGTGATGACCCGGGAGGAGATCGCCCTGCTCCGGGGCGTGACCGTGTCCCAGGGCATCATGCTGGAGACCGTCTCCGAGCGCCTGTCCCGCAAGGGCGGCCCTCACTACGGCTCGCCGGACAAGCACCCACAGGTGCGCCTGGCGACGATCGAGGCCGCTGGCGAGCTGGCCGTGCCCTTCACCTCCGGCATCCTGATAGGGATAGGTGAGACTCGCAGGGAGAGGATAGAGTCGCTGTTGGCGCTGCGCGCTCTGCACCAGCGCTACGGGCACATCCAGGAGGTGATAGTGCAGAACTTCAGGGCCAAGCCGGGCACGCGGATGGCTAACGCGCCCGAGCCATCCCTGGAGGATCTGCTGTGGACGGTGGCCGTCGCTCGCATCCTCCTGGGGCCGGAGATGAACGTGCAGGCGCCGCCCAACCTGAGCCCTGGTACCTACGGCCGGCTGATCGAGGCCGGCATCAACGACTGGGGAGGGGTATCGCCCGTGACGCCCGATCACGTCAACCCGGAGGCTCCCTGGCCGCACCTGCGGGAGCTGGCCCAGAGGACGGAGGAGGCGGGCAAGGAGCTCGTGGAGAGGTTGGCGATCTATCCCGAATATGTGCGCGAGTCCTCCAGGTGGGTGGATCCAAGGGTGCTGCCCAAGCTCCTGCACCACGCCGACAGCGAGGGTTATGCCCGGACTGATGACTGGTCACCCGGCAGCTCGGGCGACCTGCCCGTGGTGCACGGCGGAGGCGAGGTGTCGGGAGAGCTCCTGGCGATCATCGACGACGCCATGGCCGGTCGAGACCTGGGGGAGCAGGAGTTGGTGCGTCTCTTTGGCGCCAGGGGCAAGGAGTTCCGTGTGGTGTGCGAGGCCGCCGACGAGCTGCGGCGCCGGGCGTCCGGTGACGTGGTGACCTACGTCGTCAATCGGAACATCAACTACACCAACATCTGCTACTTCCGGTGCAAGTTCTGCGCCTTCTCCAAGGGGAAGCTCTCGGAGAACCTGCGGGGTGCACCCTACGACCTGCCACTGGAGGAGATCGTGCGGCGGGCCCGCGAGGCCTGGGACAGGGGGGCCACCGAGGTGTGCATGCAGGGGGGCATCCATCCCGAGTACACGGGTGATACCTACCTGCGCATATGCCGGGCGGTGAAGGAGGCCGTGCCCGGCATACACATCCACGCCTTCTCCCCACTGGAGGTGTGGCAGGGGGCACAGACCCTGGGGATGGGAGTGCGGGAGTTTCTATCCGAGCTGAGGGCCGCCGGCCTGGGTACCCTGCCGGGCACGGCTGCCGAGATCCTCGACGACGAGATCAGGGCGATCATCTGCCCGGACAAGATCCGGACGGAGCAGTGGCTGGAGGTGATACGTCAGGCGCACTCGCTCGGCATCCGCACCACCGCCACCATCATGTACGGGCACGTGGAGAGCCCGGTGCACTGGGCGCGGCACCTCCTGCGGATCAAGGGGTTGCAGAGGGAGACCGGGGGCTTCACCGAGTTCGTGCCGCTGCCCTTCGTCCACATGGAGGCTCCGATGTTCTGGAAGGGGATGGCCCGGCGTGGGCCGACCTTCAGGGAGGCTGTGCTCATGCACGCGGTCGCCCGCCTCGTGCTCTATCCCGAGATCACGAACATCCAGACCTCCTGGGTGAAGATGGGGGTTGAGGGGGTGAAGCTCTGCCTGCGGTCGGGAGCCAACGACCTGGGGGGCACGCTCATGAACGAGAGCATCACCCGCGCCGCCGGTGGCGAGAACGGGCAGGAGCTGCCGCCGGAGAGGATGGAGGAGATCATAACCTCCATAGGGAGGGAGCCCAGGCAGAGGACTACGCTGTACGGCGATGTGCCTGAGGAGCGGCGCAGGGCGTCGTTCGGCGCTCCTCCACTGCTGCCGCTCGTGCAGCCTCCCGTCAAGCGGTACGCGCGCAGATGA
- a CDS encoding DUF2273 domain-containing protein: MVINAKYLGALVGALIVLLILWLGWGATALIILGGIVGYLVGMYIEGELDLSSLQRRRQY; encoded by the coding sequence ATGGTGATCAATGCGAAGTACTTGGGAGCCTTGGTGGGCGCCCTGATCGTCCTGCTCATACTGTGGCTGGGCTGGGGGGCCACCGCGCTCATCATCCTCGGCGGTATAGTGGGCTACCTGGTGGGGATGTATATCGAGGGCGAGCTCGACCTCTCCAGCCTCCAGCGCCGTAGACAGTACTAG
- a CDS encoding Asp23/Gls24 family envelope stress response protein — translation MSNTQERSITESTSPLQTERGKTTIEDVVVAKIAGMAAQEVEGVHMGGGASRAIGGLVERATGSPSVTRGVHVEVGEQEAAIDLNLAVDYGIAIPAVAEAVRRNIINRVENLVGLKVTEVNITVNDVILPQPQQSEEEAETQRVR, via the coding sequence ATGTCCAACACACAGGAGAGGTCTATCACGGAGAGCACCAGCCCGCTGCAGACCGAGCGCGGCAAGACCACCATTGAAGACGTGGTGGTGGCCAAGATAGCCGGCATGGCCGCGCAGGAGGTAGAGGGCGTGCATATGGGAGGCGGCGCCTCCAGGGCCATAGGTGGCTTGGTTGAAAGGGCTACCGGCTCCCCCAGCGTGACCAGGGGTGTGCACGTCGAGGTGGGCGAGCAGGAAGCCGCCATAGACCTGAACCTCGCCGTCGACTACGGGATAGCTATCCCCGCCGTAGCGGAGGCGGTGCGCAGGAACATCATCAACCGCGTGGAGAACCTTGTGGGACTGAAGGTGACCGAGGTCAACATAACCGTCAACGATGTGATCCTGCCACAGCCTCAGCAGTCAGAGGAGGAAGCAGAGACGCAGAGAGTGCGGTAA